Proteins encoded by one window of Culicoides brevitarsis isolate CSIRO-B50_1 chromosome 2, AGI_CSIRO_Cbre_v1, whole genome shotgun sequence:
- the LOC134830583 gene encoding alpha-tocopherol transfer protein-like, with translation MASIRPLSTNLKLKAMSELNETSDRIQSDLVVLKDWLQKCGYINARTDDQFLIGFLRGSKFSIERTKEKLDNYYSSRFVAPEIYPKDKYCNPKILEVLKQGISIPLPETEHPVAPRVVIIRAGHYNPETTHITEIFQMAVMMYAIMLLEDDNFVVSGLVNIIDLKGLKASQMAQFTPKLIEKLIFVTQDALPVRQRAFHFLNLPPGLGTMLNMFKNLMNARNRHRFKESSLQIEVHGSNLEKLYKFVPKSILPKEYGGEAPCIDELMNVWEEKFKSYENYFKEDEQYGTDESKRPEGARQKTNEDAMMIGTFRQLSVD, from the exons ATGGCATCGATAAGACCGTTATCGACAAATCTAAAGTTAAAGGCAATGTCAGAGCTTAACGAAACCTCTGATCGAATTCAAAGTGACTTAGTTGTTCTCAAAGATTGGCTCCAAAAATGTGGATACATCAATGCTCGAACTGACGACCAATTCCTGATTGGATTTCTGCGAGGAAGTAAATTCAGTATCGAACGTACGAAAGAAAAGCTCGACAATTATTACTCAAGTCGCTTCGTAGCTCCCGAAATTTATCCAAAAGACAAATATTGCAACCCAAAAATACTTGAAGTACTAAAACAAGGAATTTCCATTCCGCTTCCCGAAACAGAGCATCCCGTAGCTCCGAGAGTCGTGATTATCCGAGCAGGTCATTATAACCCCGAAACAACTCACATCACGGAAATTTTCCAAATGGCAGTTATGATGTACGCGATAATGCTATTGGAGGATGACAATTTCGTTGTATCCGGTCTT GTCAACATTATCGACCTGAAAGGCCTTAAAGCATCACAAATGGCGCAATTTACGCCAAAGCTGATTGAGAAACTGATTTTTGTGACACAAGATGCTCTTCCCGTGCGCCAAAgagcttttcattttttgaatttgcctCCGGGACTCGGAACGATGCTTAACATGTTCAAGAATCTCATGAACGCGAGAAATAGACATCGATTCAAAGAGTCTTCGTTACAGATTGAAGTTCATGGAAGCAATTTGGAAAAGTTGTATAAATTTGTGCCGAAAAGTATTTTGCCAAAGGAATATGGAGGCGAGGCGCCATGCATTGATGAACTAATGAACGTGtgggaagaaaaatttaaaagttacgaaaattactttaaagaaGACGAACAATATGGAACTGACGAAAGCAAAAGACCTGAAGGAGCTCGACAAAAAACCAACGAAGATGCTATGATGATTGGGACTTTTCGGCAATTGAGTGTTGATTAA
- the LOC134830584 gene encoding uncharacterized protein LOC134830584 produces the protein MRRLRTLSKSCPKCEAGVAVASRICGECGFAFARQTRSSVTTTPSTSSSGVQKKGETKAVAEQRRTGRVRIAKKPNYYDSQEFEKKKKKERVTRGKNIFCNRKGKEETTKVKETTEARAKRRRAKKEEEEGRDMLEKIPIEKQELAKIILSEINRKMFSVVWKPSD, from the exons atgAGACGTCTCAGAACCCTTTCGAAAAGTTGTCCAAAATGCGAAGCTGGCGTTGCAGTTGCGAGTCGAATATGCGGCGAATGTGGATTTGCTTTTGCCCGACAAACACGAAGCTCGGTCACAACAACTCCGAGTACGAGCAGCAGCGGAGTTCAGAAAAAGGGAGAAACGAAGGCTGTGGCAGAACAGAGACGCACAGGAAGAGTTCGAATTGCGAAGAAACCGAATTACTATGATAGTCAAGAGtttgagaagaaaaagaagaaggaacGGGTGACGAGA ggtaaaaacatattttgcaACAGAAAAGGCAAAGAAGAGACgacaaaagtaaaagaaaCGACAGAAGCACGAGCAAAACGAAGACGTGCtaaaaaggaagaagaagaaggtcgAGATATGTTGGAAAA aattccaATCGAGAAACAAGAGTTAGCTAAAATTATCCTCAGcgaaattaatagaaaaatgttttccgtTGTATGGAAACCATCTGACTGA
- the LOC134832729 gene encoding uncharacterized protein LOC134832729 has translation MSELTMKWLVISSCILAAILSTNADVSHIIGKGYDYPVPATRLDIPKPAPKAPVPTYIPPVQTTTTTKKPVPPPPPPPKVKEVKEGYDYPVPEVRLNIPKPTPKAPVPTYIPPVTTKATTTTKKPTPVPRSNPPPPPPKVKEEKEGYDYPVPAVRLDIPTPKAPVPTYIPPVTTKATTTTKKPTPVPRSNPPPPPPKVKEEKEGYDYPVPATRLDIPKPTPKAPVPTYIPPVTTKATTTTKKPVPVTRANVPPPPKVKEDKKEGYDYPVPAVRLDVPKPTPKAPVPTYIPPVTTKATTTTKKPVPVTRANPPPPPKVKEDKKEGYDYPVPEVRLNIPKPTPKAPVPTYIPPVTTKATTTTPKPTPKKIESTYLPPTTAAPVTTKKPAPPPAVVRKTEVEKPKPTYLPPKVETPKPTTKKPVPPSPAVRKVDVSKPVSTYLPPKKVEPTKPVTTKRPAPPPAVRKAVEKPKPTYLPPKVETPKPTTKKPVPPTPAVRKVDVSKPVSTYLPPKKVEPTKPVTTKKPAPPPAVVRKTEVEKPKPTYLPPKVETPKPTTKKPVPPPSPAVRKTEVKKPEPTYLPPKKAEPTKPVTTKRPAPPPAVRKNVEKPKPTYLPPKVETPKPTTKKPVPPSPAVRKVDIPKPVSTYLPPKKVEPTKPVTTKRPAPPPAVRKDVEKPKPTYLPPKVETPKPTTKKPVPPSPAVRKVDIPKPVSTYLPPKETTTPKPTTPKPTTPKPVAKSATLTKDGYEYPVPDIPFNF, from the exons ATGTCTGAGCTTACAATG aaatGGTTAGTAATAAGTAGCTGCATTTTAGCAGCGATTCTATCAACGAATGCTGATGTGAGTCACATTATCGGAAAAGGATATGACTATCCCGTTCCCGCTACTCGTTTGGATATTCCAAAGCCCGCTCCAAAAGCACCTGTCCCAACTTATat tcctCCTGTAcagacgacaacaacaacaaagaagcCCGTTCCTCCTCCTCCTCCCCCGCCAAAGGTTAAAGAAGTAAAAGAAGGTTATGATTATCCAGTCCCAGAGGTTCGCTTGAATATTCCAAAACCAACGCCAAAAGCTCCTGTTCCAACTTACAT TCCCCCTGTAACGACAAAAGCTACGACGACAACAAAGAAGCCTACTCCTGTACCAAGATCTAATCCTCCTCCTCCGCCGCCAAAGGttaaagaagaaaaggaaGGTTATGATTATCCTGTCCCTGCTGTTCGTTTGGATATTCCAACGCCAAAAGCTCCTGTTCCAACTTACAT TCCCCCTGTAACGACAAAAGCTACGACGACAACAAAGAAGCCTACTCCTGTACCAAGATCTAATCCTCCTCCTCCGCCGCCAAaggttaaagaagaaaaagaaggttATGACTATCCCGTTCCCGCTACTCGTTTGGATATTCCAAAACCGACTCCAAAAGCTCCTGTTCCAACTTacat tcCTCCTGTAACTACAAAAGCTACAACAACTACAAAGAAGCCTGTCCCTGTAACAAGAGCTAATGTTCCTCCTCCGCCAAAGGTTAAAGAAGACAAGAAGGAAGGTTATGATTATCCAGTCCCAGCTGTTCGTTTAGATGTTCCAAAACCAACTCCAAAAGCCCCTGTCCCTACTTACAT tCCTCCTGTAACTACAAAAGCTACAACAACTACAAAGAAGCCTGTCCCTGTAACAAGAGCTAATCCTCCTCCGCCGCCAAAGGTTAAAGAAGACAAGAAGGAAGGTTATGATTATCCAGTCCCAGAGGTTCGCTTGAATATTCCAAAACCAACGCCAAAGGCTCCTGTTCCAACTTACAT TCCCCCTGTAACAACAAAAGCAACGACAACTACGCCTAAACCAACTCCAAAGAAGATTGAAAGCACATATCTTCCTCCAACAACTGCCGC ACCTGTAACAACAAAGAAGCCTGCTCCTCCCCCTGCAGTTGTAAGAAAAACTGAGGTTGAAAAACCAAAGCCTACATATTTACCTCCTAAAGTAGAGACTCCAAA ACCTACAACTAAAAAGCCCGTTCCTCCTTCTCCAGCAGTAAGAAAAGTTGATGTTTCTAAACCAGTTTCTACTTATCTCCCTCCTAAAAAAGTTGAACCAACAAA ACCCGTAACAACTAAAAGACCTGCTCCTCCTCCAGCTGTTAGAAAAGCTGTTGAAAAACCAAAGCCTACATATTTACCTCCTAAAGTTGAGACCCCAAA ACCTACAACTAAAAAGCCCGTTCCTCCTACTCCAGCAGTAAGAAAGGTTGATGTTTCTAAACCAGTTTCTACTTATCTCCCTCCTAAAAAAGTTGAACCAACAAA ACCCGTAACAACTAAAAAGCCAGCTCCTCCTCCTGCAGTTGTACGAAAAACTGAGGTTGAAAAACCAAAGCCTACATATTTACCTCCTAAAGTTGAGACCCCAAA ACCTACAACTAAAAAGCCCGTTCCTCCTCCTTCTCCCGCTGTAAGAAAAACTGAGGTTAAAAAGCCTGAACCTACATATTTGCCCCCTAAAAAGGCTGAACCAACTAA ACCCGTAACAACTAAAAGGCCTGCTCCTCCTCCAGCTGTtagaaaaaatgtagaaaaaccAAAGCCTACATATTTACCTCCTAAAGTCGAAACAccaaa ACCTACAACTAAAAAGCCCGTTCCTCCTTCTCCAGCAGTAAGAAAGGTTGATATTCCTAAACCAGTTTCTACTTATCTCCCTCCTAAAAAAGTTGAACCAACAAA ACCCGTAACAACTAAAAGGCCTGCTCCTCCTCCAGCTGTTAGAAAAGATGTTGAAAAACCAAAGCCTACATATTTACCTCCTAAAGTCGAAACAccaaa ACCTACAACTAAAAAGCCCGTTCCTCCTTCTCCAGCAGTAAGAAAGGTTGATATTCCTAAACCAGTTTCTACTTATCTCCCTCCTAAAGAAACAAC tacccCAAAACCCACCACGCCCAAGCCAACAACGCCCAAACCTGTTGCTAAATCTGCAACTTTGACAAAAGACGGATACGAATATCCCGTTCCCGATATTCCATTTAACTTTTAA
- the LOC134832732 gene encoding uncharacterized protein LOC134832732 yields MNKIIFVATFLLHFCDIFSLQCYKCRSDNDPGCAIADIEHIPSWSYEKCDETVQSCASWIDEEITFRGCKPENPEITEILECQSDFCNFELFPSDRKHCYQCEGRRCVRIREEEHKLIPCVNYDKNDQCYTMVINKTLTYRGCLSDKNSPGIDFCLKNSTFSEFCVHSSINNQPSYDDTFACVQCDKSEPGSWYVPFLCYENQEAKKCEATLLGREPDKCFTIVGPESIERGCLKKDKNIEKCDAAKENCHICTTFNCNSKIYRGLECQKCDSRLDSECDGTKKEYVYCISDSQEENLACVLQENEINGEKNAVRGCLHTIKNENLKEKCTKNDKNCKICQTRKCNDKLTYQKCIECDSTDEPNCATLENVDKLPSVTCDEYLDQCFSKIGGKSNFGTQRGCLSQLNVSRDDDFLTICDPNNCNISPVPRSRVKCFQCDEKNDERCAFSNNNLPPLHYCRNYRGNKEECYTKMDQMTKKISRGCMSDANSPSCDDKFCQKCSFEGCNRAPKHTKPQLFCIKCTGDAKNIKDECVWGHNSTKAEQCVKQIEFGETENCFTSVSNEGIVTRGCLLDTLDEPCNDFSCKKCDFSGCNRENVIKQRCIVCDSYSDEKCILGKGLETEECPKEIQTFDERYCYTLRDGNSTEQMLEWDPL; encoded by the exons atgaataaaattatctttgtCGCAACGTTTCTCCTACACTTTTGCGACATCTTTTCACTCCAATGTTACAAGTGTCGATCGGACAATGACCCAGGATGTGCCATTGCTGACATAGAACACATTCCGTCATGGAGCTATGAGAAATGTGATGAGACTGTGCAATCTTGTGCGAGTTGGATAG atgaaGAAATAACTTTCAGAGGTTGCAAGCCCGAAAATCCTGAAATAACAGAAATCCTTGAATGTCAAAGtgacttttgtaattttgagttattccCATCCGATCGTAAGCATTGTTATCAATGTGAGGGCAGAAGATGTGTGAGAATTCGCGAAGAAGaacataaattaattccttgcGTAAATTACGACAAAAACGATCAATGTTACACGATGGTCataa ataaaacttTAACATATCGCGGATGCTTATCAGACAAAAACTCCCCCGGAATCGACTTTTGcctcaaaaattcaacattttccgAATTTTGTGTTCATAGCTCGATAAACAATCAACCATCTTACGACGATACTTTTGCCTGTGTTCAATGCGACAAATCGGAGCCTGGATCATGGTACGTTCCCTTTTTGTGTTACGAGAatcaagaagcaaaaaaatgtgaagctACCTTGCTTGGGCGTGAGCCAGATAAATGTTTTACGATTGTCGGGCCCGAATCAATCGAACGTGGATGCctgaaaaaagacaaaaacatcgaaaaatgtGACGCTGCGAAGGAAAATTGTCACATTTGTACGACTTTCAACtgcaattctaaaatttatcgcGGATTGGAATGCCAAAAATGCGATTCTCGCTTAGATTCTGAGTGTGACGGCACAAAAAAGGAATATGTGTATTGCATAAGTGACTCTCAGGAGGAAAATCTTGCATGTGTGTtgcaagaaaatgaaattaatggaGAGAAAAATGCAGTTCGAGGGTGTTTACATacaattaaaaacgaaaatttgaaggaaaaatgcacgaaaaacgataaaaattgtaaaatttgtcaaacaaGGAAATGTAACGACAAAT tgaCTTATCAGAAGTGCATTGAATGCGATTCGACTGACGAACCAAACTGCGCAACGCTTGAAAATGTCGATAAATTACCTTCTGTTACATGTGACGAGTACTTGGatcaat gttTCTCCAAAATCGGCGGAAAATCGAATTTTGGAACACAACGAGGATGTCTTTCTCAATTAAACGTCTCtcgtgatgatgattttttaacaatttgtgATCCAAACAACTGCAATATCTCGCCCGTGCCCCGTTCTCGTGTCAAATGTTTCCAATGTGacgagaaaaatgatgaaagatGTGCCTTTTCCAACAATAATTTGCCTCCGTTGCATTATTGCAGAAATTATCGAGGCAATAAAGAGGAATGTTACACAAAAATGGAtcaaatgacgaaaaaaatatcacgtgGATGCATGTCAGATGCTAATTCCCCATCATGcgatgataaattttgtcaaaaatgttccTTCGAAGGATGTAATCGAGCACCAAAACACACGAAACCtcaattattttgcattaaatgcACGGGAGACGCGAAAAATATCAAGGACGAGTGTGTTTGGGGTCATAATTCGACAAAAGCTGAGCAATGTGTCAAACAAATCGAGTTTGGAGAGACGGAAAATTGTTTCACTTCAGTTTCTAACGAAGGAATTGTGACACGAGGATGTCTTTTAGACACTTTAGATGAGCCATGCAAcgatttttcatgcaaaaaatgtgatttttcggGATGTAATCGAGAAAATGTCATTAAACAACGTTGTATTGTTTGTGATTCGTACTCCGATGAGAAATGTATCCTCGGAAAAGGACTCGAAACGGAAGAATGCCCAAAGGAAATTCAAACTTTCGATGAAAGATACTGCTATACACTTCGAGATGGCAATTCTACC GAACAAATGCTTGAATGGGACCCTTTGTGA